A region of Struthio camelus isolate bStrCam1 chromosome 30, bStrCam1.hap1, whole genome shotgun sequence DNA encodes the following proteins:
- the LOC104139738 gene encoding immunoglobulin superfamily member 11-like, with protein MAAGGGGLLLLCLLAGAVRVSVGAGSLRVLRGGSVTLPCSFHTTAGPQRLNIVWTATAATPHAHPQQILAYERGEVRESLSPYTGRVAFASAPTQSATIILNATRASDAGVYQCSVTNPPDWQAPSVGLIRLTVLVPPSSPECSRDGSAEPGGRMRLGCAVREAVPPPTFTWDRVPPAEQPLQPTHDGELRALLTLHNVTAGTAGLYRCTVANALGAASCTLELRVGTAARSTPGMAVGISVTLTMALVLLALFALALWLHHQSSHKQPEEEEEEGSYNEIRIDSFAPGRLVVSKPPAGEATLAPRPAGPLWVFTTSTPCTTYAHRRAADGNQHPPPAQSSPAEGSSASSKEEEGRWLPACRQEHPGVRV; from the exons atggcggcggggggcggcgggctcctgctgctctgcctgctggCAG GCGCCGTgcgggtgtcggtgggtgccggCAGCCTGCGGGTGCTGCGGGGGGGCAGCGtcaccctgccctgctccttccacACCACCGCCGGCCCCCAGCGCCTCAACATCGTCTGGACGGCCACCGCCGCCACCCCGCACGCCCACCCCCAGCAG ATACTGGCGTATGAGCGGGGTGAGGTGCGGGAGAGCCTCTCGCCCTACACAGGGCGCGTGGCCTTTGCCTCGGCCCCCACGCAGAGCGCCACCATCATCCTCAATGCCACACGGGCCTCCGACGCTGGCGTCTACCAGTGCAGCGTCACCAACCCGCCCGACTGGCAGGCACCCAGCGTCGGCCTCATCCGGCTCACTGTGCTTG TGCCACCCTCCAGCCCCGAGTGCTCACGCGATGGCAGTGCTGAGCCAGGCGGCCGCATGCGCCTGGGCTGCGCCGTGCGTGAAGCTGTACCGCCCCCCACCTTCACCTGGGACCGAGTCCCCCCGGCCGAGCAACCCCTGCAACCCACCCACGATG GGGAGCTCCGGGCGCTGCTGACCCTGCACAACGTGACAGCCGGGACCGCGGGGCTGTACCGCTGCACCGTGGCCAACGCCTTGGGTGCTGCCTCCTGCACCCTGGAGCTCCGTGTCGGCACTG CTGCCCGCAGCACGCCAGGCATGGCCGTGGGTATCTCGGTCACGCTCACTATGGCGCTGGTGCTCCTGGCCCTCTTTGCCCTGGCCCTCTGGCTGCATCACCAGAGCAGCCACAAGCagccagaggaagaagaggaggaagggtcCTACAATGAGATCAG GATCGACAGCTTTGCCCCGGGGCGCCTGGTTGTCTCCAAGCCCCCTGCCGGCGAGGCCACCCTGGCTCCACGGCCTGCTGGGCCCCTCTGGGTCTTCACCACCTCCACCCCTTGCACCACATACGCCCACCGGCGGGCGGCCGACGGGAACCAGCACCCGCCACCCGCACAGAGCAGCCCGGCAGAAGGCTCCTCGGCCAGcagcaaggaagaggaaggacGCTGGCTTCCTGCGTGCCGCCAGGAGCACCCTGGGGTGCGGGTGTAG